One window from the genome of Leptospira johnsonii encodes:
- a CDS encoding MarR family winged helix-turn-helix transcriptional regulator: protein MKPDYVIHLLSRTRDRIQKHLSEEFLKQGILDLVPAHGGVLFILGKEGPLTMSELAKMLDRTNSTVTALLDKMEEFGYVKRSKPYEDERVTSAELTDKGKQTLEKVQKASKATLAKLSLNLEQREKEEFMRILTKIHSNFDL from the coding sequence ATGAAGCCCGATTATGTAATTCATTTATTATCCAGAACCAGGGACCGGATCCAAAAACATTTGTCCGAGGAATTCCTGAAGCAAGGGATCCTCGACCTGGTTCCAGCTCATGGCGGAGTACTCTTCATTTTAGGCAAAGAAGGTCCGCTAACCATGAGTGAATTGGCAAAGATGTTGGACAGGACCAATTCAACAGTGACGGCCCTTTTGGATAAAATGGAGGAATTCGGCTATGTTAAAAGATCCAAACCTTATGAAGACGAAAGAGTAACTTCCGCAGAATTAACGGACAAAGGAAAACAAACCTTAGAAAAAGTCCAAAAAGCATCCAAAGCGACGCTCGCAAAACTTAGTCTGAATTTAGAGCAGAGAGAAAAAGAGGAATTCATGCGAATTTTAACCAAAATCCATTCGAATTTCGATCTATGA
- a CDS encoding glucose 1-dehydrogenase translates to MFEGKTAVITGSARGIGKTIAKMFLERGSKIILSDLEDSNCKETAEELAKYNSEGIFWKTCDVTSKNQNKELAEFAIEKTGALDIWINNAGVVQDDLLLRMSEEKWEKVHSVNLKAAFFGIQTAAKFMLKKRSGRIVNIGSVSGFYGNAGQANYSSAKAGLFALTKSAARELASRNITVNCVASGFINNRFAEHVPEEIRNSILDSIPLKIKRNPEEAVASAVAFLSSEEADWITGATLRVDGGMLIGF, encoded by the coding sequence ATGTTTGAAGGTAAAACCGCGGTAATCACCGGATCAGCCAGAGGTATAGGCAAAACGATCGCCAAAATGTTTTTGGAAAGAGGTTCCAAGATCATTCTTTCGGATCTAGAAGATTCCAATTGTAAGGAAACAGCAGAAGAATTGGCAAAGTATAATTCGGAAGGAATCTTTTGGAAAACCTGTGATGTGACTTCTAAAAATCAGAACAAGGAATTGGCGGAATTCGCAATCGAGAAAACCGGAGCCTTGGATATTTGGATCAATAATGCTGGCGTGGTCCAAGACGATCTTCTATTGAGAATGTCGGAAGAAAAATGGGAGAAGGTTCACTCAGTGAATTTGAAAGCAGCTTTCTTCGGGATCCAAACTGCTGCAAAGTTTATGTTAAAGAAACGTTCGGGTAGGATTGTTAACATAGGATCTGTTTCCGGATTTTATGGAAATGCTGGACAGGCAAATTATTCCTCCGCGAAGGCAGGACTATTTGCTCTCACGAAATCTGCTGCCAGAGAACTCGCATCCCGAAATATCACTGTGAATTGTGTGGCTTCCGGTTTTATCAATAATCGATTTGCCGAACATGTCCCTGAGGAAATTAGAAATTCTATTTTGGATTCTATTCCTCTAAAGATCAAAAGGAATCCGGAAGAAGCGGTTGCTTCTGCAGTTGCGTTCCTTTCATCTGAAGAAGCGGATTGGATCACCGGAGCAACTCTCCGAGTGGACGGAGGAATGTTGATCGGCTTTTAG
- a CDS encoding TetR/AcrR family transcriptional regulator: protein MRIQKDLIRSEDPAKDRILKAAFKLFYSKGYPNTGINEILEEAGAFKKSLYIHFPSKRDLGKAYLLEQEEAILGFVKRIAKREKNYSDFIGSWMKMLRRGLKNTYIYGCPYANLSNQTHDEPEISDFVKVALNRWVQDFELCLKEITWSSKKVKTSSELKEISESILFYYQGALQLYGMSGDFKHINRLEKALLSLDR from the coding sequence ATGAGAATCCAAAAGGACTTAATTCGATCGGAAGATCCGGCCAAGGACAGGATCTTAAAGGCTGCATTCAAATTATTTTATTCCAAGGGCTATCCCAACACAGGAATAAACGAAATTTTAGAAGAAGCGGGAGCCTTTAAGAAGAGCCTGTACATCCATTTCCCTTCAAAAAGGGATCTGGGCAAAGCTTACCTTTTGGAACAAGAAGAAGCTATATTAGGTTTTGTTAAAAGGATTGCAAAGAGAGAAAAAAATTATTCGGACTTTATCGGATCTTGGATGAAGATGTTGAGAAGAGGTCTGAAAAATACTTATATTTACGGCTGTCCTTATGCGAATTTATCCAACCAGACCCATGACGAGCCTGAGATCTCAGATTTTGTAAAGGTCGCATTGAATCGTTGGGTACAGGATTTCGAACTTTGTTTAAAAGAAATTACTTGGAGCTCTAAAAAGGTAAAAACAAGTTCCGAGTTAAAAGAAATTTCGGAAAGTATTCTTTTTTATTACCAAGGCGCTTTGCAGTTATATGGAATGTCCGGAGACTTCAAACATATAAATCGATTAGAGAAAGCACTTTTGTCATTGGATAGATAA
- a CDS encoding DNA-3-methyladenine glycosylase I, producing MNSLTKYCHYVLSLEKDQDPENKIYHDTEYGFTLKSDDELFGRLILEINQAGLSWTTILRKKENFRKAYKDFSIKKISKFSEKDFNRLMNDAGIIRNRLKINAAIHNANVVIGLQKEFGSFQDWLHSHHPKSLEEWTKLFKKTFVFVGGEIVNEFLMSTGYLEGAHGPGCPIYKKALKSKPAWNSKKKK from the coding sequence ATGAACTCTCTTACGAAATATTGTCATTACGTTCTTTCACTCGAAAAGGACCAAGATCCTGAAAATAAAATTTATCACGACACTGAATACGGTTTTACCTTAAAATCCGATGATGAGCTGTTCGGCAGGCTTATTCTGGAGATCAACCAGGCAGGCCTCTCTTGGACCACGATCTTAAGGAAAAAGGAAAATTTCCGCAAGGCTTACAAAGACTTCTCAATTAAAAAGATCTCAAAGTTTTCCGAAAAGGATTTCAATCGCCTGATGAACGATGCCGGGATCATTCGAAACAGGCTTAAAATAAACGCTGCCATTCATAATGCGAATGTGGTCATAGGCCTCCAAAAAGAATTCGGAAGTTTCCAAGACTGGTTGCATTCTCATCATCCTAAATCATTGGAAGAATGGACCAAACTGTTCAAAAAAACTTTCGTTTTCGTGGGCGGAGAGATAGTGAATGAATTTTTAATGAGCACCGGATATTTGGAAGGAGCTCATGGACCAGGCTGTCCCATCTATAAGAAAGCTCTAAAGTCAAAACCTGCTTGGAATTCCAAAAAGAAAAAATAG
- a CDS encoding YwaF family protein: MRFEHWSPLHFIILFLTAFFGYGLPYFGKKFASSKTKNTIGYILGAILLLNYCVYVIYRINSGYWQIRYDLPMEFCNWSAIVTSLALFTRNRTLAELSYFWVIAGSMQGVITPDLSVTFPHIYFFIFFIAHSGLVISAFYVVFGLELTPRKGAVLRSVLYSQIYVAVALVIDFALDANYGYMREKSAAGSLMDYLGPWPIYILWMQALGMILFTILYLPFWKRNAEG, encoded by the coding sequence ATGAGATTCGAACATTGGAGCCCTCTCCATTTTATTATTCTTTTTCTTACTGCATTCTTCGGCTACGGCCTGCCTTATTTCGGCAAGAAGTTCGCTTCTTCCAAAACCAAAAACACGATCGGCTATATTCTCGGAGCTATTCTTCTTTTAAACTATTGCGTTTATGTAATATATAGAATTAATTCAGGTTATTGGCAGATACGTTATGATTTGCCTATGGAATTTTGTAATTGGTCTGCAATCGTAACTTCTCTGGCTCTTTTTACTCGGAATAGAACTCTTGCGGAACTTTCTTATTTTTGGGTAATTGCTGGTTCAATGCAAGGAGTGATCACCCCGGATCTTTCCGTTACATTTCCACATATTTACTTTTTTATATTCTTCATCGCTCATTCCGGCTTGGTGATTTCCGCTTTTTATGTTGTATTCGGCTTAGAGTTAACCCCTAGGAAAGGAGCGGTGCTTCGATCCGTTCTTTATAGCCAGATTTACGTTGCCGTCGCTTTGGTCATAGATTTCGCATTGGATGCAAACTACGGATACATGAGAGAAAAATCAGCAGCCGGTTCTTTAATGGATTATTTAGGTCCTTGGCCTATTTATATTCTTTGGATGCAGGCTTTGGGAATGATCCTATTTACTATTTTATATCTTCCGTTCTGGAAGAGAAATGCAGAAGGTTAG
- a CDS encoding choice-of-anchor D domain-containing protein yields the protein MPPGETAEPPSPDPTIRVYKGSGTVTSVPDGSTESLGSVKITESSTARVFTIQNNGEQTLNLTSTPIIAKTGADSGQFTLDQSGTDNVLDPGETSEFSVTFSPSGSTGTKSAQLQIASNDPNTPIFILNLSGTANPAPAPDIQVKRGSTTLTSGSSVHTFTSVQENTSGTAVSFTINNIGDATLNLSTITLTGANANQYSLDTSGTSSTVASSGSTTFSVTFSPTSTGAKTATITIPSDDAGTPNYTFGLSGTGNPTPVPEINVQRVTGSINIADGSGSFDFGSQVENVAGSAIQFRIQNLGTASLSLSGTPIVEIAGTNADQFEVTVQPSSTSVASSGNTTFSVRFVPTSTGAKTASISIANNDSDENPYNFTITGTGTPTPVPEINLKQASTSIASSGTYSGIADTRIGTTSATTTFTIENTGTATLNLSGSPRVVVGGTDASLFSVASQPSATVAASGTSTFTVTFSPTSTGTKTATLTIVNNDSDESSYVINLSANGNEPTAPCFDINTQSVASNLGSIANYGGSGQTLYYSSTIPITIGPSFPSAVYYINQPHGLTSTLFGMFSGIYNSTQSALYETRDGVGLTNFSGLLPYGTTSSQFLNLLGGSGTITITPNVSQTVYFDINSPVSFSATNASYSIIRGCNARLNEERTFSSTTGTTSSSGLAKVWTYRKKLNIRFIFVQGSYPTYTVAGLQDAVDRITSIYSQNSVKIDVQFSATSVSASEFLDLTDFEDETGTLTSSLTKLYTTTGSSQDANSLNIFLTSDTSNSNYAGLLGMAAGIPGVPGIVATKKAGMIVLLEPHRTSGSAASALSAADQQFLGDTIAHEAGHFLGLFHTNERGGASSTLSIFGLNARDALIETPYCLSSQDANTDGFVSISECSGTGFTNSGASNLMFWAGDGVTSQTQLTGEQGWILRSNPLAY from the coding sequence TTGCCACCGGGCGAAACTGCAGAGCCGCCTAGTCCTGATCCAACCATTCGCGTTTATAAAGGAAGTGGTACGGTAACTTCTGTGCCGGATGGTTCCACCGAAAGTTTAGGAAGCGTAAAAATTACGGAAAGTAGTACTGCCCGAGTTTTCACAATCCAAAATAACGGTGAGCAAACCTTAAATCTGACTAGCACTCCTATCATTGCAAAAACGGGAGCGGACTCAGGACAATTTACTTTGGATCAATCTGGTACTGATAATGTTCTGGATCCTGGAGAGACTTCTGAGTTCAGCGTAACTTTTTCGCCTTCCGGATCAACCGGTACTAAATCGGCTCAGTTGCAAATAGCGTCTAATGATCCGAACACTCCTATATTTATTTTGAATTTGAGCGGAACTGCAAACCCGGCACCCGCTCCGGATATCCAAGTGAAAAGAGGATCTACTACTCTTACTAGCGGGTCTAGCGTTCATACTTTCACAAGTGTCCAAGAAAATACAAGTGGAACTGCAGTTTCTTTTACGATCAACAATATCGGAGACGCTACTTTAAATTTAAGTACAATTACTTTGACTGGTGCTAATGCAAACCAATATAGTTTGGATACGAGCGGTACTAGCAGCACTGTTGCATCTTCCGGTTCTACAACATTCTCAGTTACTTTTTCCCCAACTTCTACCGGAGCTAAAACTGCTACGATTACTATTCCTAGTGACGATGCAGGAACTCCGAATTATACTTTCGGTTTGTCTGGAACTGGAAATCCAACGCCTGTTCCTGAAATAAATGTACAGAGAGTCACAGGTTCCATAAACATTGCGGATGGAAGTGGTTCTTTCGATTTCGGAAGCCAAGTGGAGAATGTTGCGGGATCTGCGATACAATTTAGAATCCAGAATTTAGGAACAGCTTCTCTAAGCTTGTCAGGAACTCCTATTGTAGAAATTGCCGGAACCAATGCGGATCAATTCGAAGTTACTGTTCAGCCTAGCAGCACGAGTGTAGCAAGTTCTGGAAATACTACATTCTCAGTTCGATTTGTTCCAACTTCTACAGGTGCAAAGACGGCTTCCATCTCGATCGCAAACAACGATTCGGATGAGAATCCATATAACTTTACGATCACTGGAACCGGAACTCCAACACCTGTTCCTGAAATTAATTTGAAGCAAGCCTCTACAAGTATCGCAAGTTCTGGAACTTATTCAGGTATTGCTGATACAAGAATTGGTACTACCAGTGCGACTACAACATTTACAATAGAGAACACTGGAACTGCCACCTTGAACTTGAGTGGAAGCCCTCGTGTAGTTGTAGGTGGCACAGATGCGTCTCTGTTTAGCGTCGCCTCTCAGCCTTCTGCCACTGTTGCGGCGAGCGGGACGTCCACATTCACTGTCACTTTCTCCCCAACTTCTACCGGAACAAAGACCGCAACCTTGACGATTGTAAATAACGACTCGGATGAAAGTAGTTACGTGATCAATTTGTCTGCGAATGGTAACGAACCAACTGCTCCTTGTTTTGATATCAATACTCAATCGGTTGCTTCTAATCTTGGAAGTATTGCAAACTACGGTGGCAGCGGCCAAACTTTGTATTATTCAAGCACGATACCGATAACGATCGGACCATCTTTCCCTTCGGCGGTTTATTATATTAACCAACCTCATGGCTTGACTTCTACTTTGTTCGGTATGTTCAGTGGTATTTACAATTCAACCCAAAGTGCTCTTTATGAGACCAGAGACGGAGTCGGACTTACGAATTTCTCCGGGTTGCTACCATATGGAACAACGTCTTCTCAATTTTTAAATCTTTTGGGAGGCTCTGGAACAATTACTATCACTCCGAATGTTTCTCAAACCGTTTATTTCGACATTAACTCTCCTGTTAGCTTTAGTGCGACTAATGCAAGCTACTCAATTATCAGAGGATGTAATGCAAGATTAAATGAAGAGAGAACGTTTAGCAGCACAACCGGTACGACCAGTTCAAGCGGTTTGGCTAAGGTTTGGACATATAGGAAGAAACTAAATATTCGGTTTATATTTGTTCAAGGTTCTTATCCGACTTACACAGTTGCAGGTTTACAAGATGCAGTTGATAGAATTACAAGTATCTATTCTCAGAATTCTGTGAAGATAGATGTTCAATTCTCAGCCACAAGTGTATCCGCTTCTGAATTCTTGGATCTTACCGATTTTGAGGATGAAACAGGAACCCTAACAAGTTCCTTAACTAAGTTGTACACTACAACCGGTTCTTCTCAAGATGCAAATTCATTGAATATCTTCCTGACGTCGGATACTTCTAATTCGAATTATGCGGGATTACTTGGAATGGCTGCAGGTATTCCTGGAGTTCCTGGGATAGTAGCTACGAAGAAGGCGGGAATGATCGTTTTGCTCGAGCCTCACAGAACTTCCGGATCTGCAGCATCAGCTTTGAGCGCAGCTGATCAACAATTCTTGGGAGATACGATTGCTCATGAAGCAGGTCACTTTTTGGGACTATTCCATACGAATGAGAGAGGAGGAGCAAGTTCCACATTGAGCATATTCGGTCTGAATGCAAGAGATGCGTTGATCGAAACTCCTTACTGTTTGAGTTCTCAGGACGCTAACACTGACGGATTCGTATCTATCTCGGAATGTTCCGGTACCGGATTCACCAATTCGGGAGCCTCGAACCTGATGTTCTGGGCGGGAGACGGAGTAACTTCTCAAACCCAACTTACTGGAGAGCAAGGTTGGATACTCAGAAGCAACCCGTTGGCATATTAA
- the lsa26 gene encoding surface adhesion protein Lsa26: MTLRKYSVFLYISVLFFQSPAFALGTYSEGWTVAKLIQFESRGIVYESYEGVIEVLTYDPAEECDEARDECYMPMRRKANISVRPENADVVNFLMKNLNQTIVVQFNIHRIQPVSLSSSIEIISAQYQENVIPHTTPVKDPSGRITVWVQAHDTSHPIDKMVTRKTGGKRNFSVMGRILSLEYKGTIVGTYEGLYMDESKGRIHPFSITSDEMAEFAWKAMKYTGKYYLGVSVAFVTGVRESHYDIFEINFREPAGSQEKPKN, encoded by the coding sequence ATGACCCTAAGAAAATATTCCGTCTTCCTCTATATTTCGGTTTTATTCTTCCAGTCCCCCGCTTTTGCCCTGGGAACCTATTCGGAAGGCTGGACGGTCGCAAAATTAATCCAATTTGAGAGCCGAGGGATCGTTTACGAATCCTACGAAGGTGTAATAGAAGTTCTTACCTATGATCCGGCTGAAGAATGCGACGAGGCGAGAGACGAATGTTATATGCCTATGCGCAGAAAGGCAAATATTAGTGTTCGCCCAGAAAATGCAGATGTCGTAAATTTTCTGATGAAAAATTTGAACCAAACAATTGTCGTTCAGTTCAATATCCACAGGATCCAGCCTGTTTCGCTTTCTAGCAGCATAGAAATAATCAGCGCACAATATCAAGAAAATGTAATACCTCATACCACGCCTGTAAAAGATCCTAGTGGAAGAATTACGGTTTGGGTACAGGCCCACGATACTTCGCATCCGATCGATAAAATGGTAACTCGTAAGACCGGAGGAAAAAGGAACTTCTCCGTAATGGGAAGGATCCTGAGTTTAGAATATAAAGGAACTATTGTTGGGACTTACGAAGGTCTTTATATGGATGAGTCTAAAGGAAGAATACATCCATTCTCTATAACTTCCGACGAAATGGCTGAATTTGCCTGGAAGGCGATGAAATATACCGGTAAATACTATCTGGGAGTTTCAGTGGCTTTTGTAACCGGTGTCAGAGAATCACATTACGATATATTTGAGATCAATTTCAGGGAACCGGCAGGTTCTCAGGAAAAACCTAAAAACTAA
- a CDS encoding SAP domain-containing protein, with the protein MKSRPSFEKIKTIAEFESYYWYREELQDICLALQISAKGAKAELEERLRSFLTLGREKFLKKENSSKSSSSVRRKNKSEKEITLKSKIIPEGIRFDSKFREFCREYYDLKKFNFTKAMAEAVRDAEKIGNLKLSVKDLLKVYENPPKEERPDDRVLRWNRFVKDFHSNPKTSPLKNKLNIAAFLWGKVRDRAGSKKFDPSLLEEFAKEIQILEAKSNK; encoded by the coding sequence ATGAAATCACGTCCTTCTTTTGAAAAAATCAAAACCATCGCTGAATTCGAATCTTATTATTGGTACAGAGAAGAATTACAAGATATCTGTTTGGCTTTACAGATCTCTGCCAAAGGAGCCAAAGCTGAACTGGAAGAAAGGTTAAGATCGTTTCTAACATTAGGCAGAGAGAAATTCCTCAAAAAGGAGAATTCTTCTAAAAGCTCCAGTTCCGTTCGCAGAAAAAATAAAAGTGAAAAAGAGATCACTCTCAAATCCAAAATTATTCCGGAAGGAATTCGTTTTGATTCCAAATTCAGAGAATTCTGCAGAGAATATTACGATCTTAAAAAATTCAATTTTACCAAAGCAATGGCAGAAGCAGTTCGAGATGCGGAGAAGATCGGAAACCTAAAACTCTCCGTCAAAGATCTTTTGAAGGTGTATGAAAATCCTCCCAAGGAAGAAAGACCTGACGACCGCGTATTAAGATGGAATCGTTTTGTAAAAGATTTTCATTCTAATCCGAAAACTTCTCCGCTTAAAAACAAACTGAATATCGCTGCATTTTTATGGGGGAAGGTTCGAGACAGAGCAGGTAGTAAAAAATTTGATCCGTCTCTTTTGGAAGAATTTGCAAAAGAAATCCAAATATTGGAAGCTAAGAGCAATAAGTAA
- a CDS encoding acyl-CoA thioesterase codes for MRLMEKTDKIITSFAVPVRKSDIDVNGHVNNGTYQSYFEEARIKTFELLKEEGETILSSERLVVRLCEIEYKAELKYPEDAVVTTDILHSDPESTEIMQEIFRASDSTLVCKARFVLSLFDDSEEVLYSEEDYPYAFYHPVSVGWAEMNPEGKVNLETIQYYLDDARIRSSYQCGLDLHALQAKGIGPVVYKAQLNYFDSMGFPDDFVIVTVYQKAEKNRLAFRHDVFSKKTKKLILTSLVNGLFMDLKRKRPHQFTEEEMKMIFSVKNKPIFD; via the coding sequence ATGAGGCTCATGGAAAAAACAGATAAAATCATCACATCCTTCGCTGTTCCTGTCCGCAAATCGGATATAGACGTAAACGGACATGTAAACAACGGGACCTACCAAAGTTATTTCGAAGAAGCAAGGATCAAAACCTTTGAACTTTTAAAGGAAGAAGGGGAAACGATCCTAAGTTCAGAGCGCTTAGTAGTCCGCCTATGCGAGATAGAATACAAGGCAGAGTTAAAATATCCTGAAGATGCAGTTGTCACTACGGACATTCTTCATTCCGATCCTGAATCCACAGAGATTATGCAGGAAATTTTCCGTGCCTCCGATTCAACATTAGTATGTAAGGCAAGATTCGTATTGAGCCTTTTTGACGATTCGGAAGAAGTTTTATATTCCGAAGAAGATTATCCTTATGCGTTCTATCATCCGGTTAGCGTCGGTTGGGCAGAAATGAATCCGGAAGGTAAGGTAAATCTAGAAACGATCCAGTACTATCTAGATGACGCAAGGATCCGTTCTTCTTATCAGTGCGGACTGGACTTACATGCCCTGCAAGCAAAAGGTATCGGCCCAGTGGTTTACAAAGCCCAGTTGAATTACTTCGACTCTATGGGTTTTCCAGACGATTTTGTGATCGTAACTGTTTATCAAAAAGCTGAGAAGAATAGATTAGCATTTCGTCATGATGTGTTTTCTAAAAAGACTAAAAAATTGATCCTCACTTCTTTAGTGAACGGACTCTTTATGGATCTAAAAAGAAAAAGACCTCATCAATTCACCGAAGAAGAAATGAAAATGATCTTCAGCGTGAAGAATAAGCCTATCTTTGATTGA